A stretch of Gorilla gorilla gorilla isolate KB3781 chromosome 9, NHGRI_mGorGor1-v2.1_pri, whole genome shotgun sequence DNA encodes these proteins:
- the NDUFC2 gene encoding NADH dehydrogenase [ubiquinone] 1 subunit C2 gives MIARRNPEPLRFLPDEARSLPPPKLTDPRLLYIGFLGYCSGLIDNLIRRRPIATAGLHRQLLYITAFFFAGYYLVKREDYLYAVRDREMFGYMKLHPEDFPEEDKKTYGEIFEKFHPIR, from the exons ATGATCGCACGGCGGAACCCAGAGCCCTTACGGTTTCTGCCGGATGAGGCCCGGAGCCTGCCCCCGCCCAAGCTGACCGACCCGCGGCTCCTCTACATCGGCTTCTTGGGCTACTGCTCCGGCCTGATTGATAACCTGATCCGGCGGAGGCCGATCGCTACGGCTG GTTTGCATCGCCAGCTTCTATATATTACGGCCTTTTTTTTTGCTGGATATTATCTTGTAAAACGTGAAGACTACCTGTATGCTGTGAGGGACCGTGAAATGTTTGGATATATGAAATTACATCCAGAGGATTTTCCTGAAGAAg ataagaaaacatatggtgaaatttttgaaaaattccatCCAATACGTTGA
- the THRSP gene encoding thyroid hormone-inducible hepatic protein, giving the protein MQVLTKRYPKNCLLTVMDRYSAEVHNMEQVVMIPSLLRDVQLSGPGGQAQAEASDLYTYFTMLKAICVDVDHGLLPREEWQAKVAGGEENGTAETEEVEDESASGELDLEAQFHLHFSSLHHILMHLTEKAQEVTRKYQEMTGQVW; this is encoded by the coding sequence ATGCAGGTGCTAACCAAGCGTTACCCCAAGAACTGCCTGCTGACCGTCATGGACCGGTATTCAGCCGAGGTGCACAACATGGAGCAGGTGGTGATGATCCCCAGCCTTCTGCGGGACGTGCAGCTGAGTGGGCCTGGGGGCCAGGCCCAGGCTGAGGCCTCTGACCTCTACACCTACTTCACCATGCTCAAGGCCATCTGTGTGGATGTGGACCATGGGCTGCTGCCGCGGGAGGAGtggcaggccaaggtggcaggCGGCGAAGAGAATGGAACTGCAGAGACAGAGGAAGTCGAGGACGAGAGTGCCTCAGGAGAGCTGGACCTGGAAGCCCAGTTCCACCTGCACTTCTCCAGCCTCCATCACATCCTCATGCACCTCACCGAGAAAGCCCAGGAGGTGACAAGGAAATACCAGGAAATGACGGGACAAGTTTGGTAG